In Triticum aestivum cultivar Chinese Spring chromosome 5B, IWGSC CS RefSeq v2.1, whole genome shotgun sequence, the following proteins share a genomic window:
- the LOC123111338 gene encoding probable serine/threonine-protein kinase PBL8 — translation MNKSPANRHAASETRRGEMGNCGTREENAVVAAHAQVQQVHLLQHSDKNALADRKHTRTSSDVSDPPTPRKIEDAKNISIYNNVIAFTLFELETITKSFRADYVLGEGGFGTVYKGYIDENVRVGLKSLPVAVKVLNKDGHQGHREWLTEVNFLGQLRHPNLVKLIGYCCEDDHRLLVYEFMFRGSLENHLFRKTATPLPWATRMSIALGAAKGLACLHNAERPVIYRDFKTSNILLDSDYTAKLSDFGLAKAGPEGDETHVSTRVMGTYGYAAPEYVMTGHLTARSDVYSFGVVLLELLTGRKSIDKSRASREHSLVDWVRPKLSDKRRLHQIIDPKLEGQYSMRAAHKACSLAYYCLSQNPKARPLMGDVVETLEPLQSGGGSDGAVVQAGGLPDYRVRRGLTGNSVHCRAIPNPKCSPAVPACRVR, via the exons ATGAACAAGAGCCCCGCCAACCGCCACGCCGCAagcgagacgaggaggggagagatGGGGAACTGCGGCACGCGGGAGGAGAATGCCGTCGTCGCCGCGCACGCGCAAG TTCAGCAAGTCCACTTGTTACAACATTCCGACAAGAATGCTCTTGCAGATAGGAAGCACACCCGCACCTCATCAGATGTAAGTGACCCTCCCACACCTAGGAAAATCGAAGATGCCAAGAACATTTCCATATACAACAATGTGATTGCATTCACGTTGTTTGAGCTTGAAACAATCACAAAGAGCTTTCGGGCCGATTATGTTCTTGGCGAAGGAGGCTTTGGGACTGTTTACAAGGGTTACATAGATGAGAATGTCAGGGTTGGCCTGAAATCACTGCCTGTTGCCGTCAAGGTGCTCAACAAAGATGGACATCAAGGGCACAGAGAATGGCTA ACTGAGGTTAATTTCTTGGGGCAGCTAAGACATCCAAACCTAGTAAAGTTGATTGGATATTGCTGTGAAGATGACCACAGGCTGCTTGTCTATGAGTTCATGTTTCGAGGAAGTCTGGAAAACCACTTGTTTCGAA AGACGGCTACTCCGTTACCCTGGGCAACTAGGATGTCTATTGCACTGGGAGCTGCCAAAGGGTTGGCTTGTCTCCACAATGCTGAAAGGCCTGTTATCTACAGGGATTTCAAAACCTCAAATATTCTGCTGGACTCT GATTATACTGCTAAACTGTCAGACTTTGGCCTGGCAAAAGCTGGCCCAGAAGGTGATGAGACCCATGTATCAACACGGGTGATGGGAACATACGGTTATGCCGCCCCTGAATATGTGATGACTG GTCACTTGACTGCTAGAAGTGATGTCTACAGCTTTGGTGTGGTCCTTCTGGAGCTCCTGACAGGGCGGAAGTCCATCGACAAATCCCGGGCAAGCAGGGAGCACAGCCTGGTTGACTGGGTTCGCCCCAAGCTGAGCGACAAGAGGCGGCTTCACCAAATCATCGACCCAAAACTGGAGGGACAGTATTCAATGAGAGCAGCTCACAAGGCCTGCAGCCTTGCATACTACTGTCTGAGCCAGAACCCCAAGGCCAGGCCCCTGATGGGCGATGTCGTAGAGACGCTTGAGCCATTGCAGAGTGGCGGTGGGAGTGATGGAGCCGTTGTTCAAGCCGGCGGCCTCCCTGACTACAGAGTTCGCCGCGGCCTGACCGGAAACAGCGTCCACTGCAGGGCCATTCCCAACCCCAAGTGCTCCCCTGCCGTGCCGGCGTGCAGGGTGAGGTGA